The proteins below come from a single Parageobacillus thermoglucosidasius genomic window:
- a CDS encoding hydrogenase 4 subunit D, with the protein MVWYALGSILLPVLGSALILFIPERHVKKVSQFFSFLAFICGLLLLITFATTSNSFTQDLLTISGINLFGVTIDTLSVLVNFMVVFIGWLICTYSAGYMNAGNREHPVKEGIPRFYAFMLLFIGSMSGLVFSSTLLGLLFFFEMTGLCSWNLIGFYGDQKSRRSALWAIILTHFASLGLYVAAAYVFISTGSFSVAALSKLTETGKIVAFIGILIASWGKSAQLPLHPWLPRAMVAPTPVSAYLHAASMVKVGVYIFARTVLEAGSVPQVIGEIGVIMAVVTMVYGFVMYFPQDDMKKLLAYSTIAQLSYIFLAVSLSIYGSKMAFDGAVAHIFNHAFAKGLFFLVAGALAYTTGTRRLSMLKGILKKTPVIGLGYIAAAMAITGVPPFNGFFSKFMIILAGFEIGIHHPLVLVLMIVTMIESVGSFIWILKWMGVNVLGAPSDAVANAAAPPLPIKFVLSVLIIMTLISQYIVFLLLS; encoded by the coding sequence TGCGGTTTGCTTTTACTGATCACTTTTGCAACAACCAGCAACAGTTTCACCCAGGATCTGCTAACCATTAGCGGTATCAATTTGTTTGGTGTCACGATTGATACCCTTAGTGTTTTAGTCAATTTCATGGTAGTTTTCATCGGTTGGCTCATTTGTACTTACTCGGCGGGGTATATGAATGCCGGTAACCGGGAACATCCGGTTAAAGAAGGGATTCCTAGGTTTTATGCTTTCATGCTGCTTTTTATCGGCTCGATGTCCGGTCTTGTCTTTTCTTCAACGTTGCTTGGACTGTTGTTTTTCTTTGAAATGACTGGTCTCTGTTCGTGGAATTTGATCGGATTTTACGGAGATCAAAAATCACGAAGATCTGCGCTCTGGGCGATTATACTCACACACTTTGCGTCACTTGGGCTCTATGTGGCAGCTGCTTATGTCTTTATTAGCACCGGCAGCTTCTCCGTAGCCGCCCTTAGCAAATTAACCGAAACCGGGAAAATTGTTGCTTTTATTGGAATTTTGATCGCCAGCTGGGGCAAGTCTGCTCAGCTTCCTTTACACCCTTGGCTCCCGCGGGCGATGGTGGCACCGACACCGGTAAGTGCCTATTTGCATGCTGCTTCAATGGTTAAAGTTGGGGTTTACATCTTTGCGCGGACTGTCCTGGAAGCAGGATCAGTCCCCCAAGTAATCGGCGAGATCGGGGTGATCATGGCGGTTGTCACTATGGTCTACGGTTTTGTTATGTATTTCCCGCAGGATGATATGAAGAAATTGCTTGCTTACTCGACGATTGCTCAACTTTCATACATTTTTTTGGCGGTTTCCCTTTCCATTTATGGTTCAAAAATGGCTTTTGACGGAGCGGTGGCCCACATCTTTAATCATGCTTTTGCTAAAGGCTTGTTCTTCCTAGTTGCAGGTGCGCTGGCATATACAACCGGCACCCGCCGGCTTTCCATGCTCAAAGGAATTTTAAAAAAAACTCCTGTTATCGGTTTAGGGTATATTGCAGCAGCGATGGCCATTACTGGCGTTCCTCCGTTTAATGGCTTTTTCAGCAAATTCATGATTATACTTGCCGGTTTTGAGATTGGCATTCACCATCCGCTAGTCCTTGTCTTAATGATCGTTACAATGATTGAGTCTGTTGGAAGTTTCATTTGGATCTTAAAGTGGATGGGTGTTAACGTATTGGGCGCACCATCGGATGCAGTGGCGAATGCGGCAGCGCCGCCTTTGCCGATCAAATTTGTTCTTAGCGTTCTTATCATCATGACTCTGATTTCCCAGTACATTGTTTTTCTTCTATTAAGCTAG